Proteins found in one Vulpes vulpes isolate BD-2025 chromosome 13, VulVul3, whole genome shotgun sequence genomic segment:
- the CSRP1 gene encoding cysteine and glycine-rich protein 1, translating to MPNWGGGKKCGVCQKTVYFAEEVQCEGSSFHKSCFLCMVCKKNLDSTTVAVHGEEIYCKSCYGKKYGPKGYGYGQGAGTLSMDKGESLGIKHEETLGHRPTTNPNASKFAQKIGGSERCPRCSQAVYAAEKVIGAGKSWHKSCFRCAKCGKGLESTTLADKDGEIYCKGCYAKNFGPKGFGFGQGAGALVHSE from the exons ATGCCGAACTGGGGAGGAGGCAAGAAATGCGGGGTGTGCCAGAAGACGGTTTACTTTGCGGAAGAGGTTCAGTGTGAAGGCAGCAGCTTCCATAAATCCTGCTTCCTGTGCA TGGTCTGCAAGAAGAATCTGGACAGCACCACGGTGGCTGTGCACGGTGAGGAGATCTACTGCAAGTCCTGCTACGGCAAGAAGTATGGGCCCAAGGGCTATGGCTACGGGCAGGGCGCCGGCACGCTGAGCATGGACAAGGGGGAGTCCCTGGGCATCAAGCACGAGGA GACCCTTGGTCACAGGCCCACCACCAACCCCAATGCCTCCAAGTTTGCACAAAAGATCGGTGGCTCCGAGCGCTGCCCCCGCTGCAGCCAGGCAGTCTATGCCGCTGAGAAGGTGATTGGTGCTGGGAAG TCCTGGCATAAGTCCTGCTTCCGCTGCGCCAAGTGTGGCAAAGGCCTCGAGTCCACCACCCTGGCTGACAAGGACGGCGAGATTTACTGCAAAG GATGCTACGCGAAGAACTTCGGACCCAAGGGCTTTGGCTTTGGGCAAGGAGCCGGGGCTCTGGTCCACTCTGAGTGA